The following are from one region of the Stigmatella ashevillena genome:
- a CDS encoding glycoside hydrolase family 16 protein, whose protein sequence is MNMIFNSKRLSGFKHLAALGLGTLLATSGCGGEAGQSTDETETVTQEAQPRAGWVQIWSDEFNGTGVDASNWSYVTNIHVNNEQQQYTTSSQNVAVNNGTLKLTARLQSNNGYPFTSGRLESAGKRQFGHTRIEARIKLPVGPGLWPAFWLLGHDINSVGWPACGELDIMENVGYSNWVSGALHGPGYSGNTPINGQFFPNSSVSNFHVYRTEFSPTDVKWYIDDVLVKTTRKADVTRYGAWVYDKPFFIILNLAVGGAYPQGQNGATSPYPGVPQSTVDLIRNTPQTMEVDWVRVYQWQ, encoded by the coding sequence ATGAACATGATTTTCAATTCGAAGCGTCTGAGTGGATTCAAGCACCTCGCCGCACTGGGATTGGGGACGTTGCTGGCCACCTCGGGCTGTGGCGGCGAGGCTGGGCAGTCCACCGATGAAACGGAGACGGTCACTCAGGAAGCCCAACCCCGGGCGGGCTGGGTCCAGATCTGGAGCGACGAGTTCAACGGCACCGGCGTAGACGCGTCCAACTGGTCCTACGTCACCAACATCCACGTCAACAACGAGCAGCAGCAATACACGACATCGTCCCAGAACGTGGCGGTGAACAACGGCACCCTCAAGCTGACCGCGCGCCTCCAGTCCAACAACGGCTACCCCTTCACCTCGGGCCGTCTGGAGAGCGCGGGCAAGCGTCAGTTCGGCCACACCCGTATCGAGGCGCGCATCAAGCTGCCCGTCGGCCCTGGACTCTGGCCGGCCTTCTGGCTGCTCGGCCATGACATCAACAGCGTGGGCTGGCCGGCGTGCGGTGAGCTCGACATCATGGAGAACGTGGGCTACAGCAACTGGGTCTCGGGTGCCCTGCACGGTCCTGGCTACTCTGGCAATACGCCCATCAACGGCCAGTTCTTCCCCAACTCCTCCGTCAGCAATTTCCACGTCTACCGCACCGAGTTCTCCCCGACGGACGTCAAGTGGTACATCGATGACGTGCTGGTGAAGACCACGCGCAAGGCCGACGTCACGCGGTACGGCGCCTGGGTGTATGACAAGCCCTTCTTCATCATCCTCAACCTGGCAGTGGGCGGCGCCTACCCGCAGGGGCAGAACGGCGCCACCTCTCCGTACCCTGGCGTGCCGCAGTCCACGGTGGACCTGATCCGCAATACACCGCAGACGATGGAAGTAGACTGGGTGCGCGTCTATCAGTGGCAGTAG
- a CDS encoding RCC1-like domain-containing protein, translated as MGWLHWMWGVWLVGVCGLAAGAPDAFASSGAEVKVARAPSRLAAGERHSLAVRPDGTVWASGNNDSGQLGNGSSLSSTAPVQVDGLRDVVSVAAGANHSLAVRADGTVWAWGGNAHGQLGDGSTFSRLVPIQVLGLSEVVSVSAGASYSLAVRTNGTVWAWGSNAFGQLGDGTGLSHPEPVQVTGLSGATSVAAGFSHALAVCSDGTVWAWGSNTFGQLGDGTTTTRFAPVQVSGISQGVAVAVGSKYSLALHSDGTVWTWGMSNINLMGDGPPPQRLMPEQAPGLTGVTSVASGPSHALAMRLDGSLWAWGENTLGQLGDGTRLRSFRPVVVKAVHGALEVKAGFSHSLALRSDGTVWAWGDNSHGQRGDGSTGNHLSPVPVSGLDTVVSVSAGYSHALALRSDGSVWAWGSNTDGQLGDGSGIHHATPVQAVGLSQSVAVAAGYHHSLALRSDGTVWAWGYNGAGQLGDGTITHRRTPVQVPGLRGVVAVAAGFLYSLAVTSDGTVWAWGDNSAGQLGDGTTLRRLTPVQVDGPSRISAVVAGYRHVLAVRSNGTVWAWGDNTHGQLGDGTNTHRRRPVQVLGLHSVESVAGGTAHSLAVRADGTVWSWGSNAEGQLGEEAAAARQVPGQVQGLSGMTSVAAGSFHSLAVHGDGTAWAWGTNRRGQLGDGTATSRWTPVQVEGLSGVASMASCIAAYVDVFSLAVASDGTPWAWGANLEGQLGDNVLPQYATTAVPSLL; from the coding sequence ATGGGGTGGCTGCACTGGATGTGGGGAGTGTGGCTGGTCGGAGTCTGTGGCCTTGCAGCAGGCGCTCCAGACGCATTCGCCTCGTCCGGCGCGGAGGTGAAGGTGGCCCGGGCGCCCTCGCGCTTGGCGGCAGGAGAGCGCCATTCCTTGGCCGTTCGCCCCGATGGCACTGTCTGGGCTTCGGGGAACAATGACTCCGGCCAGTTGGGGAATGGCTCCTCGCTGTCGAGCACGGCGCCCGTCCAGGTAGACGGATTGAGAGACGTGGTGTCCGTGGCTGCGGGCGCGAACCACTCGCTGGCCGTGCGCGCCGATGGCACCGTCTGGGCCTGGGGCGGCAACGCCCACGGCCAGTTGGGAGATGGCAGCACCTTCTCCCGCCTCGTGCCCATCCAGGTGCTGGGGCTGAGTGAGGTGGTCTCTGTCTCCGCGGGAGCCTCCTACTCGCTGGCGGTGCGCACGAACGGAACCGTCTGGGCCTGGGGCTCCAACGCCTTTGGCCAATTGGGAGATGGCACCGGCCTCTCGCACCCTGAGCCCGTGCAGGTGACAGGGCTGAGCGGAGCCACCTCTGTCGCGGCGGGGTTTTCTCACGCGCTGGCCGTGTGCTCAGACGGAACCGTGTGGGCCTGGGGCTCCAACACCTTCGGCCAATTGGGGGATGGCACCACCACCACCCGCTTCGCGCCCGTGCAGGTGTCCGGGATCAGCCAGGGAGTGGCCGTAGCGGTGGGCTCTAAATACTCGCTGGCACTGCATTCGGACGGCACCGTGTGGACCTGGGGGATGTCGAATATCAACTTGATGGGCGATGGCCCCCCGCCGCAGCGCCTCATGCCCGAGCAGGCACCCGGGCTCACCGGGGTGACCTCCGTGGCGTCGGGCCCTTCCCACGCGCTGGCGATGCGCCTGGACGGCTCCCTGTGGGCCTGGGGGGAGAACACCCTGGGTCAGCTGGGGGACGGCACGAGGCTCCGCTCCTTCAGACCCGTCGTGGTGAAAGCGGTGCACGGGGCCTTGGAAGTGAAAGCAGGCTTCAGCCACTCGCTGGCGCTGCGCTCGGACGGCACCGTGTGGGCCTGGGGGGACAACTCCCATGGCCAGCGGGGGGATGGGTCCACGGGCAACCACCTGTCGCCGGTACCCGTGTCGGGGCTGGACACGGTGGTGTCCGTGTCCGCGGGCTATTCCCACGCGCTGGCGCTGCGCTCGGACGGGAGCGTGTGGGCCTGGGGCTCCAACACCGACGGTCAGTTGGGGGATGGAAGCGGAATCCACCATGCGACGCCCGTGCAGGCCGTGGGGCTGAGCCAGAGTGTGGCCGTGGCAGCGGGCTATCACCACTCGCTGGCGCTGCGCTCGGACGGCACCGTGTGGGCCTGGGGCTACAATGGTGCTGGCCAACTGGGAGATGGCACCATCACGCATCGCCGCACGCCGGTGCAAGTGCCCGGGCTGAGGGGAGTGGTGGCCGTGGCAGCAGGTTTTCTCTACTCACTGGCGGTGACCTCGGACGGCACCGTGTGGGCGTGGGGTGACAACAGCGCTGGCCAACTGGGAGATGGCACCACCTTGCGGCGCCTCACGCCAGTGCAGGTGGATGGACCCAGCAGGATCTCGGCCGTGGTGGCGGGTTATCGCCACGTGCTGGCGGTGCGCTCGAACGGCACCGTGTGGGCCTGGGGTGACAATACCCATGGCCAGTTGGGGGATGGCACCAACACGCATCGCCGCAGGCCTGTGCAAGTCCTGGGGCTGCACAGCGTGGAGTCCGTGGCCGGGGGCACTGCCCACTCGCTGGCGGTGCGCGCGGATGGCACGGTGTGGAGTTGGGGCAGCAATGCCGAGGGCCAGTTGGGGGAAGAGGCCGCTGCGGCTCGCCAGGTGCCTGGCCAGGTGCAAGGGTTGAGTGGAATGACATCCGTGGCGGCAGGCTCTTTCCACTCGCTGGCGGTGCACGGGGACGGCACCGCGTGGGCATGGGGAACCAATCGCCGGGGCCAGCTAGGAGATGGCACGGCGACCTCGCGGTGGACCCCTGTGCAGGTGGAAGGGCTGAGCGGCGTGGCGTCCATGGCGTCTTGCATCGCCGCCTATGTGGATGTGTTCTCATTGGCGGTTGCCTCCGATGGAACACCGTGGGCTTGGGGCGCCAACCTCGAAGGACAGCTGGGCGATAACGTCCTTCCCCAGTACGCCACTACCGCTGTGCCCTCCTTGCTGTAG
- a CDS encoding class II glutamine amidotransferase: MPNVLAMSFEGDLAPSFDLLCLKPHRKPPDGWGIGYYPGGDPAAEVLKEAAPPPGSIRSELVRAWEHLASPLFVVHIRTATWGQISAANTQPFRRAWAGRDWLMAHSGSLSHRLELPVPQRFEPIGSTDTELIFCQLMSVLSDKGLRSLGDIEPEALRAFFDAMNEHGSVTSILTDGRDLCVYADRDPEREVHIWTLHPPHDSLVFGDGDLTIDLTKRGIKSRKGVIVCSNPLEPQGDAKVDWKRLEPGSLLRIRQGAVVAEARRPVAQVQVPQQIPDTQVAAPAPESPGAALFQAPFVARIRDLKLPSKAEVQRFSVVHRTVYTYENPIERSTHVLRLRPVHDGLQAVIGHQLHLSVDGQRRDYDDVFGNRATRVLIETPYTELAIEARSTVELYDTDPVQFRAPHSRSSIPLVWMPWQRQVLEPFLLPQELPETELMELIEYAMSFVERNGYDLLDTLLDINSTIFREYKYLQGSTTVHTTPFEVYTNRHGVCQDFTNLFICMARLLGVPARYACGYIYCGPQNPNQRQAEASHAWLQLYLPDVGWRGFDPTNGILTQTAHVRVAVGRGYGDATPTSGTIFVGGGAEKLNVDVRVERIA, encoded by the coding sequence ATGCCCAACGTTCTTGCCATGAGCTTCGAGGGGGACCTTGCCCCCTCGTTCGACCTGCTTTGTCTGAAGCCCCACCGAAAGCCGCCCGATGGATGGGGCATCGGTTACTACCCGGGGGGTGATCCCGCGGCGGAGGTTCTCAAGGAGGCAGCGCCGCCGCCTGGCTCCATTCGCAGCGAGCTGGTGCGGGCCTGGGAGCACCTGGCCTCACCGCTGTTCGTGGTCCACATCCGGACGGCGACCTGGGGACAGATCTCCGCGGCCAACACACAGCCCTTCCGCCGCGCTTGGGCCGGCCGCGATTGGCTGATGGCGCACTCGGGCAGCCTCTCGCACCGCCTCGAGCTGCCTGTCCCTCAGCGCTTCGAGCCCATCGGTTCGACGGACACCGAGCTCATCTTCTGTCAGCTCATGTCGGTGCTCTCCGACAAGGGATTGCGCAGCCTGGGGGACATCGAGCCAGAGGCGCTCCGTGCCTTCTTCGATGCGATGAACGAGCACGGCTCTGTTACCAGCATCCTCACCGACGGGCGCGACCTGTGCGTCTATGCGGACCGCGACCCAGAGCGCGAGGTGCACATCTGGACGCTCCACCCGCCGCACGACAGCCTCGTCTTCGGCGACGGGGATCTGACGATCGATCTCACCAAGCGCGGCATCAAGAGCCGCAAGGGCGTCATTGTCTGCTCCAACCCGCTGGAGCCTCAGGGTGACGCCAAGGTGGATTGGAAGCGGCTCGAGCCGGGGAGCCTCTTGCGGATCCGCCAGGGCGCGGTCGTCGCGGAGGCGAGGCGGCCCGTGGCGCAGGTGCAGGTGCCTCAGCAGATCCCGGACACCCAGGTCGCGGCTCCCGCCCCGGAATCTCCCGGGGCGGCGTTGTTCCAGGCCCCCTTCGTTGCTCGGATACGCGACTTGAAGCTGCCCTCGAAGGCGGAGGTGCAGCGGTTCTCCGTGGTGCATCGCACCGTGTACACCTATGAGAACCCCATCGAGCGGAGCACCCACGTGCTCCGGCTGAGACCGGTGCACGACGGCTTGCAGGCGGTGATCGGCCACCAGCTCCACCTGTCCGTGGACGGGCAGCGCCGTGACTACGACGATGTGTTTGGCAACCGGGCCACTCGAGTGTTGATCGAGACGCCCTACACCGAGCTGGCCATCGAGGCGCGCTCGACGGTGGAACTCTACGACACGGATCCGGTTCAGTTCCGGGCGCCCCACTCGCGCAGTTCCATCCCGCTGGTGTGGATGCCTTGGCAGCGGCAGGTGCTGGAGCCGTTCCTCCTGCCGCAGGAGCTGCCAGAGACCGAGCTGATGGAGCTCATCGAGTACGCGATGAGCTTTGTCGAGCGAAACGGCTACGACTTGCTCGATACGTTGCTCGACATCAACTCGACCATCTTCCGCGAGTACAAGTACCTGCAGGGCTCGACGACGGTCCACACGACGCCCTTCGAGGTGTACACGAACCGGCACGGCGTCTGCCAGGACTTCACCAACCTGTTCATCTGCATGGCGAGGCTCCTGGGCGTGCCGGCGCGTTACGCGTGTGGCTACATCTACTGTGGACCGCAGAATCCGAATCAGCGGCAGGCGGAGGCGTCTCATGCGTGGTTGCAGCTCTACCTGCCCGATGTGGGCTGGCGCGGCTTCGACCCGACCAATGGCATCCTCACGCAGACCGCCCACGTGCGAGTCGCGGTGGGACGCGGCTATGGGGATGCCACGCCGACGTCCGGGACCATCTTCGTCGGGGGTGGGGCAGAGAAGCTGAATGTCGATGTTCGGGTGGAACGGATCGCCTGA
- a CDS encoding transglutaminase family protein, with the protein MRLLIQHRNLYRYPEPAALGPHLLRLRPAVHARAAIETYGLTVEPTASEVRWHQDPYGNHVARVTFPEGVRVPHFQVTVEMAVDVRPVNPFDFFLDNRCEAVPFAYPAELRQDLIPFLDADEPSVRGGERLKAFLDELPRTGPTVPFIVQLNEAVNKRIQYVIREEAGIFTPEETLREGKGSCRDSAMLLIAVLRSRGLAARFVSGYLVQLTDEGMIPNAPRGVGRDVVDLHAWAEVFLPGAGWIGLDATSGLLTGEGHIPLASTAAPALAAPIEGTSDTPAQEVTFSMTVGRLGHEPRPTAPYTEEVWQALCAGADHADARLLERGVKLTLGGEPTFNAREHVDLPEWNGAALGDTKWTLGVKLAEELKRRLAPGAALLLRAGKHYPGESLPRWALDVCGRRDRVPLWTGETVASGGTAGIVQAREVALAVASRLGLAEQVLSAYEDPWRFLQDEANLPVDVDPLGVNLKDPEERQRLARVLGSGLGREVGFVLPLERAADGRWVSERWQFRRHHLLLLSGDSPIGLRLPLRSLAEGDPLPDPWEEPYEPIDPRRAPTPEVTQQRKLMASARSSRPARVRTALCIEARAGTVHVFLPPLSRAEDFLELVALIDEARRHTGIAIQLEGYPPPPSPLLYRFAVTPDPGVLEVNLPPVASSREHRELVNQVFDAALHSGLHSERYLLDGRMAGSGGGNHITLGGPTPLSSPLLTRPDLLASLITFVQHHPSLSYLFTGLFVGPTSQAPRVDEARHDSLYELEIALTKAFNAGDAPPPWLPDMLFRNLLVDVAGNTHRTELCLDKLFDPQTASGRQGLVELRAFEMPPHARMVSAQAILVRALFAAFAGEPYQAKLARFGPTLHDKYLLPYYLGRDLEDVLTYLSARGLSLPLEGYSPFLELRCPLAGRVQMGDVTVEVRNALEPWHVLGEELTAGGTSRYVDSSMERIEVRVSGLVPERHVLLVNGLTLPLNPTGKANEWVAGIRFRAWAPPHSLQAHLGIHHPIRLDLLDTWGQRSLGACAYHVWHPEGRAFLNPPLTRFEATARRVQRFTSEAPLSWPVKAQPVQASPEAPYTLDLRRFPIDRPPPMPKS; encoded by the coding sequence GTGCGGCTGCTCATCCAGCATCGCAACCTGTATCGCTACCCGGAACCGGCCGCGCTCGGCCCCCATCTTCTTCGGCTGCGCCCCGCCGTCCACGCACGCGCCGCCATCGAGACCTATGGCCTCACCGTGGAGCCCACGGCCAGTGAGGTGCGCTGGCACCAGGACCCGTATGGCAACCACGTGGCCCGTGTCACCTTTCCCGAGGGAGTCCGCGTCCCGCATTTCCAGGTGACGGTGGAGATGGCCGTGGACGTGCGGCCGGTGAATCCCTTCGACTTCTTCCTCGATAACCGCTGCGAAGCGGTGCCGTTCGCCTATCCGGCAGAGTTGCGGCAGGACCTCATCCCGTTCCTGGATGCAGACGAGCCCTCGGTGCGGGGCGGCGAGCGCCTCAAGGCCTTCCTCGACGAGTTGCCACGCACCGGGCCGACGGTGCCGTTCATCGTTCAGCTCAATGAGGCGGTGAACAAGCGCATCCAGTACGTCATCCGCGAGGAGGCGGGCATCTTCACCCCCGAGGAGACGCTCAGGGAGGGCAAGGGGAGCTGCCGTGACTCGGCGATGTTGCTCATCGCCGTGCTGCGCTCGCGCGGACTGGCGGCGCGCTTCGTGAGCGGCTACCTGGTGCAGCTCACCGACGAGGGGATGATCCCCAATGCCCCGCGCGGTGTGGGGCGCGACGTGGTGGACCTGCATGCCTGGGCAGAGGTGTTCTTGCCCGGGGCGGGGTGGATCGGGCTCGACGCGACCAGCGGGCTGTTGACCGGAGAGGGCCATATCCCGCTTGCCTCGACGGCAGCCCCGGCGCTGGCCGCCCCCATCGAGGGGACGAGCGACACGCCAGCCCAGGAGGTAACCTTCTCGATGACGGTGGGCCGGTTGGGGCATGAGCCCCGACCGACGGCGCCCTACACCGAGGAGGTGTGGCAGGCGCTGTGCGCAGGGGCGGACCACGCGGACGCGAGGCTGCTGGAGCGCGGGGTGAAGCTCACCCTGGGGGGCGAGCCGACTTTCAACGCGCGCGAGCACGTGGACCTGCCGGAGTGGAACGGGGCGGCGCTGGGCGACACCAAGTGGACGCTCGGGGTCAAGCTCGCCGAGGAGCTCAAGCGGCGGCTCGCGCCCGGAGCGGCCCTGCTGCTGCGCGCGGGCAAGCACTATCCGGGCGAGAGCCTGCCGCGCTGGGCGCTCGATGTGTGCGGGCGGCGCGACCGGGTGCCCCTCTGGACAGGAGAGACGGTGGCCTCGGGCGGCACCGCGGGCATCGTGCAGGCACGGGAGGTGGCGCTGGCGGTGGCGTCGCGGCTGGGCCTGGCAGAGCAGGTGCTCTCCGCCTACGAGGATCCGTGGCGCTTCCTCCAGGATGAGGCGAACTTGCCGGTGGACGTCGATCCGCTTGGCGTCAACCTCAAGGACCCCGAGGAGCGGCAGCGGCTGGCGCGGGTGCTCGGCAGTGGACTCGGCAGGGAAGTGGGGTTCGTGCTACCCCTCGAGCGTGCCGCGGATGGGCGCTGGGTGAGCGAGCGCTGGCAGTTCCGGCGGCATCACCTGCTCCTGCTTTCCGGCGACAGCCCCATCGGCCTGCGGCTGCCGTTGCGCTCGCTCGCGGAGGGGGACCCGCTGCCCGATCCGTGGGAGGAGCCGTACGAGCCGATCGATCCCCGCCGCGCGCCGACCCCCGAAGTGACGCAGCAGCGAAAGCTCATGGCGAGTGCGCGCTCGAGCCGACCGGCGCGGGTCCGGACCGCGCTGTGCATCGAGGCGCGCGCTGGCACGGTGCATGTGTTCCTGCCACCGCTCTCCCGGGCCGAGGACTTCCTCGAGCTCGTTGCGCTCATCGACGAGGCTCGCAGGCACACCGGTATCGCCATTCAGCTGGAGGGCTACCCACCGCCGCCCTCGCCGCTCCTCTACCGGTTCGCGGTGACGCCGGATCCGGGGGTGCTCGAGGTCAACCTGCCGCCCGTGGCGAGCAGCCGCGAGCACAGGGAACTGGTGAACCAGGTGTTCGATGCGGCGCTCCACTCGGGTCTCCACAGCGAGAGGTACCTGCTCGACGGCCGCATGGCCGGTAGCGGGGGGGGCAACCACATCACGCTCGGCGGTCCGACACCGCTGTCCAGCCCGCTGCTGACACGGCCGGACCTGCTCGCCTCGCTCATCACCTTCGTGCAGCACCACCCGTCGCTCTCGTACCTCTTCACCGGACTGTTCGTCGGGCCGACGTCGCAGGCCCCCCGCGTGGACGAGGCGCGGCATGACTCGCTCTACGAGTTGGAGATCGCGCTCACCAAGGCCTTCAACGCGGGGGATGCGCCGCCGCCCTGGCTGCCGGACATGCTGTTCCGCAACCTCCTCGTGGACGTGGCGGGCAATACCCACCGCACCGAGCTGTGCTTGGACAAGCTGTTTGATCCGCAGACGGCCAGTGGGCGGCAGGGGTTGGTGGAGCTGCGCGCCTTCGAGATGCCGCCCCATGCACGCATGGTGTCCGCGCAGGCCATCCTGGTGCGAGCGCTCTTCGCCGCCTTCGCGGGTGAACCCTATCAGGCCAAGTTGGCCCGCTTCGGGCCCACGCTCCACGACAAGTACCTGCTGCCCTACTACCTGGGACGCGACCTGGAGGACGTGCTCACCTACTTGTCGGCGCGGGGCCTCTCCTTGCCGCTGGAGGGGTACTCGCCTTTCCTGGAGCTTCGTTGCCCTCTGGCCGGGCGCGTGCAGATGGGCGACGTCACCGTCGAGGTGCGCAATGCCCTCGAACCGTGGCATGTGCTCGGCGAGGAGCTGACCGCGGGAGGCACCTCGCGCTATGTGGACTCGTCCATGGAGCGCATCGAGGTCCGTGTCTCAGGCTTGGTTCCGGAGCGGCACGTCCTGCTCGTCAACGGCCTCACGCTGCCGCTCAACCCCACGGGGAAGGCCAACGAATGGGTGGCGGGAATCCGATTCCGTGCCTGGGCTCCGCCGCACAGCCTGCAGGCGCACCTGGGCATCCACCACCCCATCCGGCTCGACCTGCTCGACACCTGGGGGCAGCGCTCGCTCGGTGCGTGCGCCTATCACGTCTGGCACCCCGAGGGCCGAGCCTTCCTCAACCCGCCGCTCACGCGTTTCGAGGCGACCGCCCGCCGCGTGCAGCGCTTCACCTCCGAGGCTCCCCTGTCCTGGCCGGTGAAGGCCCAGCCGGTCCAAGCCAGCCCCGAGGCTCCCTACACCCTGGATCTCCGCCGCTTCCCCATCGATCGTCCACCGCCGATGCCCAAGTCGTGA